In Helicobacter bilis, a genomic segment contains:
- a CDS encoding Na+/H+ antiporter family protein, with protein sequence MSLLTNAVVLSVLVMAVLCVLRLNVLLSIIIAALVAGWLSPLPLESLSSGVDSQISLWQYFLLKTTTTGEILIKGMASNLNIALSYILLGGIAVAISRTHLMTFLLSAIANVISNRKFIFILSLALIACFSQNLVPIHIAFIPILIPPLLSLMNRLKIDRRAVACALTFGLQAPYVTLGVGFGLIFHTTISEQMKANGMPVSLGEISSVMWIGGVAMLLGLLFAVFVLYAKPREYAQKEECSMGDASMGWREYATLFGIIVLFVVQLVTHSLALGAFAGLMCMIVLRGVRWNEIDSVMEGGLKMMAFIAFVMLVAAGYGEVLRASGEVQNLVQVVANFTHQVGDGAMNTIASNGLDSNAVMASNPATLDSNGASLWAKFIGASLMLLVGLLITIGIGTSFGTIPIIAAIYVPFGISLGFSVPAIILLIGIAGALGDAGSPASDSTLGPTSGLNMDGQHNHIYDTCIPTFFVYNIPLLVAGVIGAMML encoded by the coding sequence ATGTCTCTTCTCACAAATGCGGTGGTGTTATCTGTGCTTGTTATGGCGGTGTTGTGCGTTTTGCGTCTCAATGTTTTGCTATCTATCATTATAGCTGCACTTGTAGCGGGGTGGCTATCTCCACTACCTTTAGAATCTTTATCTTCTGGGGTAGATTCACAAATTTCACTTTGGCAATATTTCTTGCTTAAAACTACCACAACGGGTGAGATTCTCATCAAAGGTATGGCAAGTAATCTCAATATCGCATTAAGCTATATCTTGTTGGGTGGCATTGCTGTGGCGATTTCTCGCACACATTTAATGACTTTTTTGCTCTCCGCCATTGCAAATGTGATAAGCAATAGGAAGTTTATTTTTATCCTTAGCCTTGCTCTCATTGCGTGTTTTTCGCAGAATCTTGTGCCTATCCACATCGCTTTTATCCCCATTCTTATCCCCCCGCTTCTAAGTCTTATGAATCGCTTGAAAATTGATAGACGCGCTGTTGCTTGTGCGCTTACTTTTGGGTTGCAAGCCCCTTATGTAACGCTTGGCGTGGGCTTTGGGCTGATTTTTCACACGACTATTAGCGAGCAGATGAAGGCAAATGGTATGCCTGTAAGTCTTGGTGAGATTAGCTCTGTGATGTGGATTGGCGGGGTGGCTATGCTGCTTGGGCTGCTTTTTGCGGTGTTTGTGCTGTATGCAAAGCCGCGTGAATACGCACAAAAAGAGGAATGCTCTATGGGCGATGCGAGTATGGGTTGGCGTGAATATGCGACACTTTTTGGCATTATCGTGCTTTTTGTCGTGCAGCTTGTTACGCATTCTCTAGCGCTTGGGGCATTTGCTGGGCTTATGTGTATGATTGTGCTGCGTGGGGTTAGATGGAACGAGATAGATTCTGTTATGGAGGGTGGGCTAAAAATGATGGCTTTCATTGCCTTTGTTATGCTTGTGGCGGCTGGATATGGGGAGGTGCTGCGTGCAAGTGGAGAAGTGCAGAATCTCGTGCAAGTTGTGGCAAACTTCACACATCAAGTCGGCGATGGTGCTATGAATACTATCGCTTCAAATGGGCTAGATTCTAATGCGGTTATGGCTTCAAATCCTGCGACTTTAGATTCTAATGGGGCGTCTTTATGGGCGAAATTTATAGGGGCGAGTTTAATGCTGCTTGTGGGGCTTTTAATCACCATTGGCATTGGCACGAGCTTTGGGACGATACCCATTATTGCGGCAATTTATGTGCCTTTTGGAATCTCACTTGGCTTTAGTGTCCCTGCCATAATTTTGCTTATCGGCATAGCTGGGGCGTTGGGCGATGCGGGAAGTCCTGCGAGTGATAGCACTTTGGGACCTACTTCTGGGCTAAATATGGACGGACAGCATAATCATATTTATGATACTTGTATCCCTACATTTTTTGTGTATAATATCCCGCTTTTAGTCGCTGGTGTGATTGGTGCGATGATGCTTTAA
- a CDS encoding universal stress protein, producing MADAIRILFGVSDTDECRKAIPTIIKLFARRSEIELTLLHVTPETIVLAESGIVDYASLEHVQEEESHAILQEFAKVFNNEGIACKKILKNGNPIDVVLEIADQYDLLVIGASESSILHRIFNSHQNGFINSSPIPVLVAK from the coding sequence ATGGCAGATGCAATAAGGATTCTATTTGGCGTGAGTGATACAGATGAATGTCGCAAGGCTATCCCAACGATTATAAAGCTTTTTGCAAGACGCAGTGAGATTGAGCTGACACTGCTGCATGTTACACCTGAAACGATTGTTTTAGCAGAAAGTGGCATTGTGGATTATGCTTCACTAGAGCATGTGCAAGAAGAAGAATCTCATGCGATTTTACAAGAGTTTGCAAAGGTCTTTAATAATGAAGGCATTGCGTGTAAAAAGATTCTAAAAAATGGGAATCCTATTGATGTTGTGCTTGAGATTGCAGATCAATATGATTTGCTTGTGATTGGGGCTAGTGAGTCTTCAATTCTTCATCGAATCTTTAATTCTCACCAAAATGGTTTTATCAACTCATCACCTATACCGGTTTTAGTAGCAAAATAG
- a CDS encoding MiaB/RimO family radical SAM methylthiotransferase → MAKVYFKTFGCRSNLYDTQVMISNLKNHEIVANEMEADTIIINSCTVTNKADREVRGYARKYSSEGKKVLFTGCGVKHSGENLFKSGLVNGVFAHSHKESINDFLSSENRVFLPKERVNKHVDTTLLPRVVGKVRAFIKIQEGCNFACSYCIIPSVRGSARSFSEAHILDQIKILEQSGVTEVILTGTNIGSYGLDTKTHIATLIRKIHDISGILRIRLGSLEPSQIDSAFLEILELNKLERHLHIALQHTSESMLKIMNRKNTFERDLELFNAIASKGFSLGTDYIIGHYGETKEIFDEAICNLEKLPLTHIHPFIYSPRFGTKSAKNELKLAQVKGDVAKERLRKITTITQRKNLVFRHNLKKPLSVLIEGKKAIKERDSSYFVGLDEYFNKMILPIKDNLDLKGKWVSVDKYEIAERYNVGLSYNVMQG, encoded by the coding sequence TTGGCAAAAGTATATTTTAAGACCTTTGGTTGTAGAAGCAATCTCTACGACACACAAGTAATGATTAGTAACCTTAAAAACCATGAAATAGTAGCAAATGAGATGGAGGCAGATACCATTATCATCAACTCCTGCACGGTAACAAACAAAGCTGATAGAGAAGTGCGTGGGTATGCAAGAAAGTATAGCAGTGAGGGAAAAAAGGTGCTTTTTACAGGTTGTGGAGTGAAGCACTCTGGTGAAAATCTCTTTAAGAGTGGGCTTGTAAATGGGGTGTTTGCACATAGTCATAAAGAGAGTATTAATGACTTTTTATCAAGTGAAAATCGGGTATTTTTGCCAAAAGAGCGGGTAAATAAGCATGTTGATACCACGCTTTTGCCTAGAGTTGTGGGGAAGGTTAGGGCGTTTATTAAGATTCAAGAGGGGTGTAACTTTGCGTGTAGCTATTGCATTATACCAAGCGTGCGTGGGAGTGCTAGAAGCTTTAGTGAAGCCCATATACTAGACCAAATCAAGATTTTGGAGCAAAGTGGCGTTACAGAAGTGATACTAACAGGCACAAATATCGGTAGCTATGGGCTTGATACAAAGACACATATTGCGACACTTATACGAAAGATACATGATATTTCTGGTATTTTACGCATACGATTAGGCAGCCTTGAGCCAAGTCAAATTGACTCTGCTTTTTTAGAGATTTTAGAATTAAATAAGCTAGAGAGACACTTGCATATAGCCTTGCAGCATACAAGTGAATCAATGCTAAAGATTATGAATAGAAAGAATACTTTTGAGCGTGATTTAGAGCTTTTTAATGCGATTGCAAGTAAGGGTTTTAGCTTAGGGACAGATTATATTATAGGGCATTATGGAGAGACAAAAGAGATTTTTGATGAAGCGATATGTAATTTAGAAAAGCTGCCCCTAACGCATATCCACCCCTTTATTTATAGCCCTAGATTTGGCACAAAATCAGCGAAAAATGAATTGAAATTAGCACAAGTAAAAGGCGATGTGGCAAAGGAGCGTTTGCGTAAAATCACAACGATAACGCAGAGAAAAAATCTAGTCTTTAGACATAATCTTAAAAAGCCTTTAAGCGTATTGATAGAGGGTAAAAAGGCGATAAAAGAGAGAGATTCTAGCTATTTTGTGGGCTTAGATGAGTATTTTAATAAGATGATATTGCCTATTAAAGATAACTTAGATTTAAAAGGCAAGTGGGTGAGTGTCGATAAATACGAGATTGCGGAGCGGTATAATGTCGGGCTTAGCTATAATGTGATGCAGGGTTAG